Within uncultured Methanoregula sp., the genomic segment CACTGCCACTTCCCCGAGATCGCTTGTGGCCGCTGCCGCTGCACAGGCAGCATTCATTGCATTGTCGCTCGATGGCCGGTCGGCCGATCGCTGGGAACCCACGAAGATGATCGGGACGGGGGTGTCGATCATGAAGCTGAGCGCTGCTGCACTGTAGGCCATGGTGTCAGTACCATGGGTGACGATGATGCCCTGTGCTCCTCCTTTGATCTCATCGTACACTGCCCGGGCAAGATCCTGCCAGATGGCCGGTGTCATGTTCTCTGAGAGGATGGTGGCAAGGGGTATGGTCCGGTAATTGGCGATTTCCGCAAGTTCGGGGATAGCCGTGAGGATATCGCTGGCATCGAACTGGCTGGTGACTGAGCCGGTCCGGTAATCTATCCTGCTCGCGATAGTGCCACCGGTAGACACGATGGCAAGGTTCGGGAGACTCCTGTTCTGCACGACTTCGGCTTTCTTTACCGGAGATGGCGGGGAGCGGGTATGGAGTGTGCAGGTATCTGTGTTTACCCCAATATTATAGCCGGAATCCAGCTTGACAACTGCCATGCCGTCCCGCTCGGTGATGTAGACGCCGTTCCTCTTCTTCCCTCCGTAATCGCAGTGGACGATATCTCCTGAAACAAATGGTGATGTTATGCTACCCGCCTCCGGGCTTTGGCTATGAGATCTTTTTTCGATTTCGCTAAATTTTTGACCTTGCCGCTGACAAGAGCAAAATCCGCGGTCAGGGTCTTCCTGCATGCAGCGACTGCTTTCTTTGTTGCTGCGGGGGAGGGTCCTCCCGGGGCATTCCGGATGGTAACGGAATATTTCACATCCAGCGCATGATCTATGTCTTTCTGGGTGAGCCCCTTGTTCCTGAGGGAAATTCCGCCCCCGACTTCCTTTGCGGCTGCCTCCAGTGTCTTTAATGAGAGGCTCCCTTTCTGCACTGCCCTTCCGACAATGTTGTGGGCAGTCCGGAACGGGATGCCGTAGGACCGCACCAGGGTATCGGCAAGTTCGGTAGCCGTTGAGAACCCTTTTCCGGCCTCCTCGTTCATCCGCTGCGTGTCGAACGTTGCACTGGATAGCATGCCGGCAAGGACCCGGATACTTATTCTTGCATCCTGCATGCCGCGCCAGATATTGGGTGTGAGTTCCTGGAGGTCGCGGTTGTAACTCAGGGGAAGTCCCTTGACAATCGTCATGGCTCCCGCAAATGCACCGAAAACCGAGCCGCTCTTTGCCCGCATGATCTCTGCAGTATCCGGGTTCTTCTTCTGAGGCATGATGGACGATGTGGAGCAGAAGGCATCATCAAGCGTAACGAACTTCGCAAACGAAGTGCTCCAGATGATCAGTTCCTCGCAGAGCCGGCTCGTATTCGTCATGAGGATGGAGAGATCGGCCAGCGTCTCGAGGGCAAAGTCACGGGTTGCAACCGCGTCCATGGTGTTGGTCACAAGGCCGTCGAAGCCCAGGAGGGACGCTGTATAGTCCCGGTCTATGGGATAACCGGTGGATGCAAACGCTGCCGCCCCGAGCGGGGAGAGGTTGACTCGGGAATATGCGTCCCTCAACCGATCGAAGTCCCGGGAAAATACCTGTTCGTAAGAAAGGAGGTGGTGGGCGAGGGTTGTCGGCTGGGCGTACTGGAGATGGGTGAATCCCGGCATGATGGATCCGGTATGCTCGTTTGCAAGGGTAACGAGAACTTCCCTGACCCGCAGGATCTCTTCCATCTGGCCGAGCAGTTCTTCCCGGAGCCGTATCCGGATGCAGGTCGCTACCTCGTCGTTGCGGGAGCGGCCCATATGCATCCTGCCGCCGGCTTCTTTGCCCGCGGCTTCGATGATGAGCGACTCGATACCTGCGTGGACATCCTCGAATCGTTCATCGAAAACCTCCTCCGGAATACCGTTCTCAACAAGCCCGAGCAATGCAGGAAGAATCTGCTTTGTTACCTCAGCGTCGATGATCTTCTGCCTGTCCAGCATCAGCACGTGGGCAATATCCACGAGCAGGTCCGCATCGGCAATATAGCGATCGGCCTGCATCGATGAAAGGAAATGCATCATCTCGCCGGTTCTTGCACCGGACAGCCGTCCCGCCCTTACAACGTCAGTTCGCATCCATTCACCCGTATACGATAATTATTGGTTGTAATGTGATTAAAGCCACGCCTTACGTGCGGCAAGTTCTATCGCCCGCTGGACCGATTCCTTCGGGATGATGGTGGCGACCGGGATGTGCACGAGCTGCTCGATCACGCTGGATACAATGGGTGCACAGACAATCGCTACTGCACCCTCCCGCTCGGCCCTGACCGCTGCCACGATCGCGTCTTCCATGGTGTGGACCGGGTACTCCCGGATTTTGACCCGGTGCGAGTCCACATCCGTTGTCCTTTCCTCTATGGTTTCGAGGACCGGCCTTGCAACGATGAGGCCGATAAACTCGCCCTCCCCCGTCCGGTAGAACTGGCGGATCGCATGGATGATCGCCCGGAGGGTGGAGAGATTAGGAGAGCGTTTTCCATGGAGAATCTTGTATAATGAACTCTGGGCGATTCCGCTCTTTTCGGATAACTCCCGGATACTGATCCGCAGGTCATGGTGCAGCAGCTCGTCCAGTGCGCTGACAAACTCCTCGTCTGACGTCATAGCTGCGCGCATGAGCCGGTCGATAGGGTCGATCTGTACCATATAATTTACACAATTGGGTTAATTCTGGATAAAAATTTTCGTTTTGTCTCTTGGGTGAATGGTCTTTCTGGATAATTACTGGACAATAATACATTATTGATTATCCTTTAGTCCCATAAAAGGGATATTTTGTCTACAAATGTATGGATAATTTGCCTGAAGCGTACACTTTTTTATTATTGCCGGGATAATATTCCCGGTATGAAAATGATGAAGATGACCGCAATAGCACTTATTGCCATTGCTCTTATTCTGCTCACTGCCGGCTGCACCCAGCCCGCGGGTACTTCCGGTACAGTCACCCCGTCCACAACTGCAGCTTCCGGAGCCTCCGCGGCACCGATCAAGGAGCTCCGGATCGGGTACCAGCCCAGCACCCACCAGATGGCCGAGATCACCGCCATGAACAAGGGCTGGTGGCAGGCCGACCTTGCCCCGCTCGGTGTCCAGAACGTGAGCGACAAGGTATTCCCCACCGGTGCACCCGAGATGCAGGCAATGCTTGCCGGTGACATCGATGTTGCGTACGTAGGTGCGGCTCCTGTCCTGAGCGCGGTCAGCACCGGGCTCGATGCCAAGATCATTGCCGGGGTAAACACCCAGGGCTCGGACCTCGTTGTCCGGCCGGATCTTGCCTACAAGTCCCCCCAGGATCTCAAGGGATTGAAGATCGCCACCTTCCAGGCAGGTACTATCCAGGATACCATCCTCCGCAACTGGCTCACCCAGAACAATATCTCCCCGGACAAGGACGTCCAGATCGTCGGCATGGGCCCGGGCGATGCGGTGACCGCAATTGTTGCCGGCAAGGTTGACGCAGTTTTCCTGCCAACCCCCTCCCCCAGCACCATTGTCGACCAGGGCAAGGGCAGGATCGTTGTTCACTCCGGCGAGATGTACCCCAACCACACCTGCTGTGTCCTCGTTGTCAGCGGCAAGCTGATCCGGGAGCACCCGGAGATTGTCCGGCAGATCATCAAGACAAATGACAAGGCAGTAGCCTACAACGAGCAGAATATCGATGAAGCCGCAGCGATATTTGCAACCAAGACCGGAGCAAAACTGGACGATGTCAAGGCTTCCCTGAAGGAATGGGATGGCAGCTGGGTATCGGATCCCAATATTATCGTAAACCCTGTTGTCGATTACGCGAAGATCCAGTATGACCTCGGCTATATCAAGAAGCCCCTGACCAAGGACGACCTCTTCGACCTGAGCTTCTACAAGAAGTAGACACGGAAGTCCCAAACCAATCCTTTTTTTCTTTGGCGCCCTTTGTATAGGTTAGAACCGGCGTGCCGGGCCTGACTTCAATCATGCAGTGCTCACGGCAGAATCGTTTCGGCACCGGTTGGAGTCCCGAGATCCCCATGAAACTATCCGCAGATGGTACCGGTAAACGGTGGCTGGGTGTCCTTGCCATTGTGATCGCAGTCCTGGCATGGGAAGTGGTTGCTGCCGGTATTGTCCGGAATCCGTTTATCCTTCCCTCGCCGGTTGATGTTGTCACCGCGTTCCTTGACCTTGTCGCGACCGGCAGGCTCATTCCTGACTTCGAAGACAGTCTTATCCATTTCGGTATCGGTCTTGCCCTTGCCCTCGTGGTCGGCATCCCGCTCGGTATTCTGATGGGAT encodes:
- a CDS encoding ABC transporter substrate-binding protein, with protein sequence MKMMKMTAIALIAIALILLTAGCTQPAGTSGTVTPSTTAASGASAAPIKELRIGYQPSTHQMAEITAMNKGWWQADLAPLGVQNVSDKVFPTGAPEMQAMLAGDIDVAYVGAAPVLSAVSTGLDAKIIAGVNTQGSDLVVRPDLAYKSPQDLKGLKIATFQAGTIQDTILRNWLTQNNISPDKDVQIVGMGPGDAVTAIVAGKVDAVFLPTPSPSTIVDQGKGRIVVHSGEMYPNHTCCVLVVSGKLIREHPEIVRQIIKTNDKAVAYNEQNIDEAAAIFATKTGAKLDDVKASLKEWDGSWVSDPNIIVNPVVDYAKIQYDLGYIKKPLTKDDLFDLSFYKK
- the gatD gene encoding Glu-tRNA(Gln) amidotransferase subunit GatD encodes the protein MVHCDYGGKKRNGVYITERDGMAVVKLDSGYNIGVNTDTCTLHTRSPPSPVKKAEVVQNRSLPNLAIVSTGGTIASRIDYRTGSVTSQFDASDILTAIPELAEIANYRTIPLATILSENMTPAIWQDLARAVYDEIKGGAQGIIVTHGTDTMAYSAAALSFMIDTPVPIIFVGSQRSADRPSSDNAMNAACAAAAATSDLGEVAVVMHASTNDDYCAIHRGTRVRKMHTSRRDAFRSLGTYPIGTVAYPSREVTLAKGAVRRGTHTLALHDRIEPHCALVQFYPGMSSDLLKVYEGYAGLVIAGTGLGHTSTALIPQLIHLIDSGTRVVMTSQCMDGRVCDRVYDTGRDLLAAGVLEGGNMLPEAALVKMMWVLANEKDEKRAAGLMQADLKGECMRRSAHGL
- the argH gene encoding argininosuccinate lyase encodes the protein MRTDVVRAGRLSGARTGEMMHFLSSMQADRYIADADLLVDIAHVLMLDRQKIIDAEVTKQILPALLGLVENGIPEEVFDERFEDVHAGIESLIIEAAGKEAGGRMHMGRSRNDEVATCIRIRLREELLGQMEEILRVREVLVTLANEHTGSIMPGFTHLQYAQPTTLAHHLLSYEQVFSRDFDRLRDAYSRVNLSPLGAAAFASTGYPIDRDYTASLLGFDGLVTNTMDAVATRDFALETLADLSILMTNTSRLCEELIIWSTSFAKFVTLDDAFCSTSSIMPQKKNPDTAEIMRAKSGSVFGAFAGAMTIVKGLPLSYNRDLQELTPNIWRGMQDARISIRVLAGMLSSATFDTQRMNEEAGKGFSTATELADTLVRSYGIPFRTAHNIVGRAVQKGSLSLKTLEAAAKEVGGGISLRNKGLTQKDIDHALDVKYSVTIRNAPGGPSPAATKKAVAACRKTLTADFALVSGKVKNLAKSKKDLIAKARRRVA
- a CDS encoding helix-turn-helix domain-containing protein; translation: MVQIDPIDRLMRAAMTSDEEFVSALDELLHHDLRISIRELSEKSGIAQSSLYKILHGKRSPNLSTLRAIIHAIRQFYRTGEGEFIGLIVARPVLETIEERTTDVDSHRVKIREYPVHTMEDAIVAAVRAEREGAVAIVCAPIVSSVIEQLVHIPVATIIPKESVQRAIELAARKAWL